The sequence TTCATGAAGTGCGATTGAAAGTAAAGCTATTGATACTTGTTCTCCTGTTGCCAGCAGCATGTCCATTTCTCTTTGAGGTGGATTGCTACTAATTGCTTCTGCGAGGCAAGTTAACTCATCTGTTGTATGGCCCATTGCAGAAACTACAATCACCAGCTCATGCCCCAATTCCCTGCTGCTAGCAACTCTTTTTGCTACTGCTTGGATTCTTTTGACACTCCCTACAGAAGTACCACCAAACTTTTGGACCAACAAGGCCATCCAATTATCCTAGGAAGGGTGTAATCCTTTTAGTTTGCATTTACTTAAAGCAATTGTCGCTAAGTAGACCCTCTTTGAAAGCATCTGCAGGCAAAATACCTTTTTTTAAAGCAGCTTCTATATCTAACAAACAACCAAGTAATTCGAGAAAGCGATTGGGTAGCTTGCCTTGGAGTTGTTTGCGCATTACATAAATACGTTTGGGATTTGCAATACCTGCTGCTTTAGCAATTACACCAACATCTTTTTCCCCTTGTTTTTCCAGAAGACTTACCCAAAGCCATCCTCTTACTTGGCTTGTGAGTGTTGCCAGAATGCGAAGTGCTGGCTCGCCTTTATCAAGTAATGCATTCAACCGCTCAAGTGCTTCTCCAATATTGTCTGCTAGTAAAGAATCTCCTATTTGCAGCGCATTAGTTGCCATACCTTCAATTAAAGCTTGAACAATATCTGCGGTTATATAAGCCTTTTGTTGGTGTGTATTGGTTTTGTTCTTTCTTGTGTCCGCGAGTATTGAAAGCTTTTTGAGTTCTGAAGTCAGCTTTCCACTGTCATTTCCTATTGCTTCTACAAGGAGAGCAGTGGCCTCGGTTGTAAGTGTAATGTCCAATTCTTTAGCTGTACGCTCTACTAGTTTTGTTTTACCTGCGCCATCCCAAATTGCTGGCAGGACAAAGCTTTTTTCAAAAGCTTGGTTTTTTTTGATGAGAGCTTGGAGTGCTTTTGTAGCTTTTAATCGGCCGTCAGGCTTATTTGTGTTGCTAAGAATTAAGTGGGTTTTGCTAGGAACTAGTTCAAGAATTTCTTCAAAGCTTTTTGCAAGATCGCTAGAACAACCATTACAAAAAGGGCTGCGTTTGACCAAGATCACCCTACCTCCATTGCCAAATGGAGGAGTTCGCACCTCTTCTAGAGCTTGACTTGC comes from Prochlorococcus sp. MIT 1307 and encodes:
- the holA gene encoding DNA polymerase III subunit delta, producing the protein MPIHLVWGDDSAASDRAVEALIQKIIDPVWTSVNLSRLDGSDNLQASQALEEVRTPPFGNGGRVILVKRSPFCNGCSSDLAKSFEEILELVPSKTHLILSNTNKPDGRLKATKALQALIKKNQAFEKSFVLPAIWDGAGKTKLVERTAKELDITLTTEATALLVEAIGNDSGKLTSELKKLSILADTRKNKTNTHQQKAYITADIVQALIEGMATNALQIGDSLLADNIGEALERLNALLDKGEPALRILATLTSQVRGWLWVSLLEKQGEKDVGVIAKAAGIANPKRIYVMRKQLQGKLPNRFLELLGCLLDIEAALKKGILPADAFKEGLLSDNCFK